The following proteins are encoded in a genomic region of Oncorhynchus kisutch isolate 150728-3 linkage group LG18, Okis_V2, whole genome shotgun sequence:
- the LOC109909815 gene encoding uncharacterized protein C9orf152, producing the protein MLSPWCSCCNSTCSCEPIRSRSRRETAGDVSHLVEDEDQREIVADRTRMNQDIALLREQYNCTKEKQKTRVVLFRQVSADDATEIGGKALVNMVPVNQEMKSTHERKRTVSEAEIDFVRHLEMTPWYTHLGIHRRTNGIVAPHPNPTFTGSNSSSLTSLSEDCPDTSSDKVLGDSTSFHSEELSSSNSISGSQKFSSPVVLSRQLSFGGQQPPQFSSSPLHHYPFPQRKGPKKSEAARRLGMYTSF; encoded by the exons atgttgTCGCCCTGGTGCTCCTGTTGCAATTCGACGTGTTCCTGTGAACCGATAAGATCCCGGAGTCGTAGGGAAACAGCCGGAGACGTGAGTCATTTGGTTGAGGACGAGGATCAACGCGAAATTGTCGCGGATCGAACCAGGATGAACCAGGACATTGCACTTTTGAGAGAACAGTACAACTGCACTAAAGAGAAACAAAAGACCCGGGTGGTTTTATTCAGACAAG TATCAGCTGATGACGCAACAGAGATCGGTGGGAAAGCCCTGGTCAACATGGTCCCGGTCAACCAGGAGATGAAGAGCACACATGAGAGGAAGAGGACGGTGTCAGAGGCTGAGATTGATTTTGTTAGGCACCTGGAGATGACTCCGTGGTACACACACTTAGGAATCCACCGACGGACCAACGGTATCGTAGCACCTCATCCGAACCCCACATTCACTGGCAGCAATTCTTCGAGTTTGACTTCGCTCTCTGAGGACTGTCCTGACACGTCCAGTGACAAAGTCTTGGGGGATTCTACGTCTTTCCATTCTGAAGAGTTGAGTTCCAGTAACAGCATTTCAGGCTCCCAGAAGTTCTCATCCCCAGTCGTTTTGTCCAGACAACTGAGTTTTGGGGGCCAGCAGCCACCTCAGTTCTCCTCCAGCCCCCTTCACCACTACCCCTTCCCCCAGCGAAAAGGGCCCAAGAAGTCAGAGGCTGCCAGGAGACTTGGGATGTACACATCATTCTGA